The Streptomyces hundungensis genome contains the following window.
ACCACGTGGTCCGGGTCCCGCTCGAAGACAAGAGCCCCGGACCTGGCGCCCGGCGCTGTGCTGTGGAGGGCTGTTCGCCACGTTCGGGGGGTCAGCCCGCCTCAACGTAGGCGTCAGACGTCTCCTGTCCGCGCACCCGATGCCGGCCCAAAACGAGCGTGCCGAGGAAGCCGAGGGCCAGAGCTGCGAGGATGCCGAGGTTGGCGTGGGCCCAGGAGCCGTCCTTGCCGCCGAGGCCGAAGGGGCCGAGCAGATAGCCCTGCCAGGTCAGCCAGTCGGCGGAGGCGTTGGTGACCAGTCCCCAGCCGAGGGCGGTGGCCGCCAGGGTGAGCAGCAGGGGCAGGGCTGGGATGTCGCCGTAGCGGCCGCGGGGCCGGTAGAGGTCGGCTTCGTCGTAGTCGTGGCGGCGCAGGAGGAGATCGGCGAGGACGATGCCGCACCAGCCGGCGACGGGCACGCCGAGGGTGGTCAGGAAGCCCATGAACGGGCCGAGGAAGTCATCGGCGATGAACACGATGTACACGGATCCGGCGATCATCAGCACGCCGTCGATGAGCGCGGCGAGCGGGCGCGGGACGCGCAGCCCCGCGGAGAGCAGGGCGAGGCCCGAGGAGTAGATGTCGAGGACCGCGCCGCCGACCAGACCGAGGACGGCGACCACGGCGAACGGCACCAGGAACCAGGTCGGCAGGATCGTCGTGAGGGCGCCGATCGGATCGGCGGCGACGGCCTCGGAGAGTTGTTTGGAGGAGCCGGCGAGCAGCAGGCCGAAGACCGTCAGCAGCAGGGGGGCGACGCTGGCGCCGAAGGTGGTCCAGCCGATCACGCCGGCCCCGGAGGAGGAGCGCGGCAGGTAACGGGAGTAGTCGGCAGCCGCGTTGACCCAGCCGAGGCCGAAGCCGGTCATCATGAAGACCAGCGCGCCGATGAAATCCTGGGTGGATCCGTCGGGGATCGCGGTGACGGCGTCGGCGTGGACGTGGCCGGCAACGAGGGCGACATAGACGAGCGTCAGCACGCCGGTGACCACGGTGATGAGGGTCTGTAGGCGCATGATCAGGTCGAAGCCCATCACCCCGCCGACGACGGTGAGCACACCGACCAGGATCAGGGCGACGACCTTGGTGCCGGTGCCGCCGCCCCAGCCGAGCCGGTCGAACACGGTGGCCGTGGCGAGTGAGGCGAGCGCGACGAGGACGGTCTCCCAGCCGACGGTGAGGATCCAGGAGAGCGCCGAGGGCAGCCGGTTGCCGCGCACGCCGTAGGCGGCGCGGCTGAGGACCATGGTCGGCGCCGAGCCGCGCTTGCCGGCGACCGCGACGAAGCCGCAGAGCAGGAAGGAGAAGACGATGCCGATCACGGAGGCGATCAGGGCCTGCGTGAAGGAGATGCCGAAGCCCAGGGCGAAGGCTCCATAACTGAGCCCGAACACCGAGACGTTCGCCCCGAACCAGGGCCAGAACAGGGTGCGCGGACTGCCCTTGCGCTCGCTCTCGCTGATGACGTCGAGGCCGTGGGTCTCCACCTGGAACGGGCGGTCCTGCGGTGTGGGGCCGGTGCCGGCCGGCACCGGGGGCCTGTCGTGTGGGCCCGTCATCGTCATCGTCGTCCGCCTGTCCTGTCCGGG
Protein-coding sequences here:
- a CDS encoding purine-cytosine permease family protein; its protein translation is MTGPHDRPPVPAGTGPTPQDRPFQVETHGLDVISESERKGSPRTLFWPWFGANVSVFGLSYGAFALGFGISFTQALIASVIGIVFSFLLCGFVAVAGKRGSAPTMVLSRAAYGVRGNRLPSALSWILTVGWETVLVALASLATATVFDRLGWGGGTGTKVVALILVGVLTVVGGVMGFDLIMRLQTLITVVTGVLTLVYVALVAGHVHADAVTAIPDGSTQDFIGALVFMMTGFGLGWVNAAADYSRYLPRSSSGAGVIGWTTFGASVAPLLLTVFGLLLAGSSKQLSEAVAADPIGALTTILPTWFLVPFAVVAVLGLVGGAVLDIYSSGLALLSAGLRVPRPLAALIDGVLMIAGSVYIVFIADDFLGPFMGFLTTLGVPVAGWCGIVLADLLLRRHDYDEADLYRPRGRYGDIPALPLLLTLAATALGWGLVTNASADWLTWQGYLLGPFGLGGKDGSWAHANLGILAALALGFLGTLVLGRHRVRGQETSDAYVEAG